AGATCAACAACCTCCCACGTGTTTTTTGCCCATAACACGTCACGCTTTTCTACGTAACCATATGGCAATGGATTGTCATTGTCCTTTGCTTTTTGCTCTTCGGTAACTTCAAACATTTCATCCGGCGTTTTTGCATTAAGGATATTTCCTTGTGCAAATGCTGGAACTGCCATCAATAGACCGAGTGCAACAAAAATTAAACGTTTAAGACTCATAATTACTTTTATTTTAGTTTGCTAACTCAATGATGATTGGAGAAACTGTCTTCAATCTATATCCTGAGTTACCTTGTATACTTGCTTTAATATCAAAGATCTGTACTGTAGATCCTCTCTTTGCACGTTGTAATGCTGATTGTGCTGCCCCATTAAGCTTATTTCCTTGTACAGAAACCGTAGCCGCATCTCCTGCTCTAAATTTGAAACTATTAACTCTCAAGTTAAGATCAAAGTCAAAATCTGGAAGACTAGCTCCTATTGGTGCCGCTGCAACTGTGTTTCTAGGCTTCTTTAAGTTACCGCCATCATCACCTCCTAAAGTTCCCACTGGACGTGGAATATCTTTAATACGGAAAACAGCTTTATCAGAAGCACTACCTCCGTCAGGAAGCTTTGCAGTCACATTAATCGTTACTTCGCGTCCTTGACCAGGAGTCATTGAATAGCTAGTTCCAGATCTTTTAGAAAGACCTGCTCCAGATGCAGAAACTGCATTATCTGATACACCAGCAAATGATATCGTCATTGGGTTTGCAACACCACGATAAACAACATTCATCTTATCTGCAGCGATAGTAGCAGAGTTAGGCTTATTAATCGTAGTAAAAGCTTGTTCAACTGGAACTTCGATCTCCTTACCATCTTGAGGGTAAAATAATGATCCCGTAATTTTGTGATCACCTACACCTCCAGTGTTTACACCTAAAACAAGTTTACCACCATCATAAGAAACTTTATCTGCCGGGATTGCACGACCATCTAATTTTAATTCTACTCTAGAAGGTTTTGTAGAAGAATCTACACGACCTAAAGAAAGAACACCATCAAATGTAGAACCTGTATAATAAGCTCCTTTTGAGGTTGTCATTACCGTCTCATAGTTATTTAAAGAAGCAAGTTCTTTAAGATTACCAGAAAGTAACTTAGTTAATAGTTCATTCTCAACAACTTTAATGTCATTCTGTAATTGAGACATCTTGGTTAAAGAAGAAACTGATGGGAAACCTACAAAGTGATAAGAAATATAGTCTTGAGTTTTCTTAACATCATCACCTTCACCCCCAGTTACTACATCACTAGTACTAAAGTCATTTTTAATTTGAGTTGCCAATGCTTCATTATCACCGACTAATTTCAACATACCTTCACGGTAAGTGTCCATTTGACTTAGATACTCACTTCCTTTTGGCGTGATTTTTCCTCCAGCATAGTATCTCTCATCTATGAAAGTCGTTTTATCCATTGCCTCATAATCTGTAGGATCTTCCATATCGCCAGTAAGCGCGGCTTTCTCCTCTTCTAAAAATGAAAACAACGTGTTTCCAAGTTCTTTAGCATTCTTAGCCGTAACTGCAGCTGCTTTAAACTCTTCATTCTCATTTGCTTTTTTTGATATATCTGCAAATGCTAGGTCGTTTTTAGCTTCAAATGAAACATTTGAACGCTCAAACTTTTCATTTATTGATCCGAAAGCAGATAATACTTCTCTTGACATCTGTAGTGCTAGCATCGCTATAAACACCAAGTACATCAAGTTTATCATCTTCTGCCTTGCGGTTTGTTTTCCTCCTGCCATTTTTTAAATTTTAGTTGTTAGTTTATTAATTGTGTAAACAACTAAAATTAGTTTTTGTTCATTGCAGAAAGCATTCCACCATATACTCCGTTTAAAGAAGAAAGGTTTGTTGCAAGACTCTCCATTTGATCTTTAAGCTTTCCAGCATTTTGAGTTACTTGCTCGTTGATTTCTGCTTGACGGCTAGAAGACTCAACTTGTACTTTGTAAAGGCTATTTAAAGACTCCATTTGAGCCGCAGCAAGTGCCATCTCTTCAGAATATTTCTTAGTAGAAGACATTGCATCTGCTGTAGGCGCAATTCCTTTCGCAGCACCTTCAAAGCTACGGATGCTAGTTCCTAAGCTTGTCATAAGCTCAGAATCAATTTTTGCCTCTTTAAGCATGTTATCTAATTTTTTAGATAATTGAGCTTCTGCCTCAACAGGAGCTACTGCTTTTTTCTTTGATACACTTGCACCACCTGCAAGTTCAGGATACACTAATGCCCAGTCAAGATCTGAATCAACTGGTTCAAAAGCAGAGATAAAGAAAACTAGTGCTTCAGTTACAAGCCCTATAATAAGCATTAAATCTCCACCTGTCCAGTGCATTAATTTAAAAAGTGCTCCAATGATAACTACAGCTGCTCCAATACCGTAAACGGCATTCATTATTTTTTTTCTTGTTTGAGATTGTGCCATGATAATTTCTTTTAGTTTAGTTTAGTTAAGTAAGTTAATTAGATTAAGTAATTGTTATAATTTGGGAATTATTCAATTCGTTATTTCTTCGGCTTTCTAAGGTTGATTTTTTCATCAACACCCATAAAGTCCTGCACGGTTCTAAAACCGATATAACTACGAGCAGAGTCTTGATACTCATAGTCACGTGAGCTCACCTGTAGGAAGTAAGCAACATCTTTCCATGAACCACCACGTATAACTTTACGACGATTGTCTTTGTCATTTACGTTAGGATTAATAGTAGACATATATTCATAAGAAGCTGGATCGTAAGAAGAAGCTACCCACTCTGATACATTTCCTGCCATGTTGTACAGGTTGTAATCATTAGGTTCGTAAGCATCTGCTTCTACTGTATACAACGCTTGATCTGCGCCATAATCACCTCTTAAAGGTTTAAAGTTTGCAAGGAAGCAACCTCTATCATTCTTTGCGTATGGACCACCCCAAGGATAATCACCACTTTCGAGTCCGCCACGAGCGGCATACTCCCACTCGGCTTCACCAGGAAGTCTAAAACGGTTTACAAATTGCCTTTTCTTTGATTTTTGATGAGAATTCTTGTACATCGTTCTCCACTCACAAAAAGCTTTTGCTTGCATCCATGTAACTCCAACAACTGGATACTCTCCGTATGCATCATGCCAGAAATAGTCATTATGCATAGGCTCATTATATGAGTATGCAAAATCTTTAATCCACACCGTGGTGTCTGGATAGATTTTCACTGTTTCTGTTTTGATATGATCTTTACGACGACCGCCGTTTTTCTTTGCAGCTTCCTGAATATCAAGATACGTATAACGGAATTCTAATTTATCAACGTCAATAGTGCGCTGTCCATTATAAGCCTCCTCCATAGGGATGTACATCGTATCCATCACCTCAGCATAATACTCATCTGGATATTCTGAAGTATCCCAAATGATATCAATGTCTCTGTTAAGTTTACGACCTTCAAAACCAGTCTCTCCTAGCCCGAAATAGTTGTCATACATGTATTGCTC
The genomic region above belongs to Dokdonia sp. Dokd-P16 and contains:
- the gldK gene encoding gliding motility lipoprotein GldK encodes the protein MKKYIAFIAIVALLSSCGKGDRGELVGAKGKRWNPEKPYGMTLVSGGAYIMGKSDDDFAAVNDAPTKTVTVRSFYMDETEITNAEYRQFVEWVRDSTVLTKLAILADELGETPGNGGIGEFAFSDADPDNMTPYEQYMYDNYFGLGETGFEGRKLNRDIDIIWDTSEYPDEYYAEVMDTMYIPMEEAYNGQRTIDVDKLEFRYTYLDIQEAAKKNGGRRKDHIKTETVKIYPDTTVWIKDFAYSYNEPMHNDYFWHDAYGEYPVVGVTWMQAKAFCEWRTMYKNSHQKSKKRQFVNRFRLPGEAEWEYAARGGLESGDYPWGGPYAKNDRGCFLANFKPLRGDYGADQALYTVEADAYEPNDYNLYNMAGNVSEWVASSYDPASYEYMSTINPNVNDKDNRRKVIRGGSWKDVAYFLQVSSRDYEYQDSARSYIGFRTVQDFMGVDEKINLRKPKK
- the gldM gene encoding gliding motility protein GldM; its protein translation is MAGGKQTARQKMINLMYLVFIAMLALQMSREVLSAFGSINEKFERSNVSFEAKNDLAFADISKKANENEEFKAAAVTAKNAKELGNTLFSFLEEEKAALTGDMEDPTDYEAMDKTTFIDERYYAGGKITPKGSEYLSQMDTYREGMLKLVGDNEALATQIKNDFSTSDVVTGGEGDDVKKTQDYISYHFVGFPSVSSLTKMSQLQNDIKVVENELLTKLLSGNLKELASLNNYETVMTTSKGAYYTGSTFDGVLSLGRVDSSTKPSRVELKLDGRAIPADKVSYDGGKLVLGVNTGGVGDHKITGSLFYPQDGKEIEVPVEQAFTTINKPNSATIAADKMNVVYRGVANPMTISFAGVSDNAVSASGAGLSKRSGTSYSMTPGQGREVTINVTAKLPDGGSASDKAVFRIKDIPRPVGTLGGDDGGNLKKPRNTVAAAPIGASLPDFDFDLNLRVNSFKFRAGDAATVSVQGNKLNGAAQSALQRAKRGSTVQIFDIKASIQGNSGYRLKTVSPIIIELAN
- the gldL gene encoding gliding motility protein GldL, giving the protein MAQSQTRKKIMNAVYGIGAAVVIIGALFKLMHWTGGDLMLIIGLVTEALVFFISAFEPVDSDLDWALVYPELAGGASVSKKKAVAPVEAEAQLSKKLDNMLKEAKIDSELMTSLGTSIRSFEGAAKGIAPTADAMSSTKKYSEEMALAAAQMESLNSLYKVQVESSSRQAEINEQVTQNAGKLKDQMESLATNLSSLNGVYGGMLSAMNKN